The Gallus gallus isolate bGalGal1 chromosome 3, bGalGal1.mat.broiler.GRCg7b, whole genome shotgun sequence genome window below encodes:
- the NANP gene encoding N-acylneuraminate-9-phosphatase, with protein MGVHGVKAVFFDLDNTLVDTAAAGRRAIEEVVNALRSKHHCGEGEARGICDKVQAKLLKECHDPAKTCITDLRISHWEEAIQETIGGEANRSLAAECYFLWKATRLRHLTLAEDTRGMLTELRKAVRLLLLTNGDRQTQREKIEACACQPYFDAIVVGGEQKEEKPAPSIFHYCCDLLGVQPAECVMVGDSLDTDIQGGLNAGLRATVWLNKSMAAPADASPVPHYVISSVLDLPAVLQKIEHKVNAKLGTDRAVGGTEAR; from the exons ATGGGGGTGCACGGCGTCAAGGCGGTCTTCTTCGACCTGGACAACACGCTGGTGGACACGGCGGCGGCCGGGCGCCGCGCCATCGAGGAG GTGGTGAACGCCCTCCGCTCCAAGCACCACTGCGGGGAGGGAGAGGCCCGCGGGATCTGCGACAAGGTGCAGGCGAAGCTCCTCAAGGAGTGCCACGACCCCGCCAAGACGTGCATCACCGACCTGCGGATCTCGCACTGGGAGGAGGCGATCCAGGAGACCATCGGCGGCGAGGCCAACCGCAGCCTGGCCGCGGAGTGCTACTTCTTGTGGAAGGCCACCCGGCTGCGGCACCTGACGCTGGCCGAGGACACGCGGGGCATGCTGACCGAGCTGCGCAAGGCCGTCcgcctgctgctcctcaccaACGGCGACCGGCAGACGCAGCGCGAGAAGATCGAGGCGTGCGCCTGCCAGCCCTACTTCGACGCCATCGTGGTGGGAGGCgagcagaaggaggagaagcCCGCGCCGTCCATCTTCCACTACTGCTGCGACCTCCTGGGCGTGCAGCCGGCGGAGTGCGTCATGGTGGGGGACTCTCTCGACACCGACATCCAGGGAGGCCTGAACGCCGGCCTCAGGGCGACCGTCTGGTTAAACAAGTCGATGGCGGCCCCGGCCGATGCTTCCCCGGTGCCTCACTACGTCATTTCCTCCGTTCTGGATCTGCCGGCCGTGCTGCAGAAGATAGAGCACAAGGTGAACGCGAAGTTAGGAACTGACCGTGCGGTGGGCGGGACCGAGGCTCGCTGA